In Thauera sedimentorum, the following are encoded in one genomic region:
- a CDS encoding histidine phosphatase family protein, translating into MVSPTTLCLVRHGETAWNAERRLQGHLDIPLNDRGEVQARDTAAVLARHRFAAAYASDLLRARQTAHATAEALSLEVIADSRLRERHYGLFQGLTYEEAQARHPQEYARFLARDPDFVFPGGGESLAVFAGRIRDALLAIARRHPGEQVLVVTHGGVLDIARRLATGKPLDTARDFAIPNAALNWLEIAGDRWHLVSWADQSHLDCARDELSNA; encoded by the coding sequence GCCTTCAAGGCCACCTGGACATCCCCCTGAACGACCGGGGGGAGGTCCAGGCCCGCGACACCGCGGCCGTGCTGGCCCGGCACCGTTTCGCAGCCGCCTACGCCAGCGACTTGCTGCGCGCCCGCCAGACCGCCCATGCCACCGCCGAAGCGCTGTCGCTCGAAGTGATCGCCGACAGCCGCCTGCGCGAACGTCACTACGGCCTCTTCCAGGGACTGACCTACGAAGAGGCACAGGCGCGCCACCCCCAGGAGTACGCGCGCTTCCTCGCGCGCGATCCTGACTTCGTCTTCCCCGGCGGCGGCGAGAGCCTGGCGGTTTTTGCCGGACGCATCCGCGATGCGCTGCTGGCGATTGCCCGACGCCACCCGGGCGAGCAGGTGCTGGTCGTCACCCACGGTGGCGTGCTCGACATCGCCCGACGGCTGGCAACCGGCAAGCCGCTCGACACGGCACGCGACTTCGCCATCCCCAACGCCGCGCTGAACTGGCTGGAAATCGCCGGCGACCGCTGGCACCTCGTCTCCTGGGCCGACCAGTCCCACCTGGACTGCGCCCGCGACGAACTGTCCAACGCCTGA